From a single Carassius carassius chromosome 8, fCarCar2.1, whole genome shotgun sequence genomic region:
- the si:dkeyp-113d7.10 gene encoding myoneurin — translation MNGALYISFFQGQLESALEQVVQLSVQEITNTVGATLNSMLLETATKEQENQRLRATLQSRGGNGTSNASKGKTDTNDETKQHTPSQSPECGVQSETLRREQKARAVGQLKSVMEHVLEFAVCELTKIVEDSFDDLLSEFTKKERENQILRKQLQDQDLVEDSDALAVETEDRENDSASPSSSKAEKNKSKGLQDQSPKKEWEREETETTNEPDKQTVIAVSQDWVPILDKVFGQKWCSDLWQIKEVTTSKEECTGLSSGTVTDMDSLIRETLMPSCLATQRKLELEVGQQPWLPLDDMEVDSLTSETQGVPVISSTGDDSQIRSSSMLQRLLTLPSQILEDDDESMDAVPSMEGSTDPAELQLCKGSKIDQMNKKKEEEEDDEEDDEDGDETRDRTESLKPKGRRKSHACKECGRKFSRAHLLRAHRQTHEEMPNRCPQCGKSFSQSSRLQSHLRTHTDKTI, via the exons ATGAACGGTGCCCTTTACATTTCGTTTTTCCAAGGTCAGCTGGAGTCCGCGCTGGAGCAGGTAGTGCAGCTCTCCGTTCAGGAAATCACCAACACTGTTGGGGCCACTTTGAATTCAATGCTATTGGAAACGGCCACCAAAGAGCAAGAAAACCAGCGTTTAAGGGCGACCCTTCAGTCTCGTGGAGGGAACGGGACAAGCAATGCGTCTAAGGGGAAAACAGACACGAACGATGAAACAAAGCAACACACCCCCAGTCAAAGCCCTGAATGTGGCGTTCAATCTGAAACACTCAGGCGAGAACAGAAAGCGCGAGCAGTTG GTCAGTTAAAATCTGTTATGGAACATGTGCTGGAATTCGCCGTTTGTGAGCTGACTAAAATCGTGGAAGACAGCTTTGACGACCTGCTCTCGGAGTTCACCAAGAAGGAGCGGGAAAACCAGATATTAAGAAAGCAGTTACAGGACCAGGACCTAGTGGAGGACAGTGATGCGCTTGCTGTGGAAACAGAGGACCGTGAAAACGACTCTGCCTCTCCGAGCAGTTCCAAAGCGGAAAAGAACAAGTCAAAAGGCCTGCAGGACCAATCACCCAAAAAAGAGTGGGAAAGGGAAGAAACGGAAACCACAAATG AACCAGACAAGCAGACTGTCATTGCAGTGTCTCAGGACTGGGTGCCCATCCTGGACAAAGTTTTCGGGCAGAAGTGGTGCAGTGACCTCTGGCAGATCAAAGAGGTCACCACCAGTAAAGAGGAGTGCACTGGGCTGAGCTCGGGCACGGTGACCGACATGGACAGCTTAATTCGGGAGACGCTCATGCCGTCTTGTCTGGCCACTCAGAGGAAGCTGGAGCTTGAGGTGGGCCAGCAGCCCTGGTTGCCACTTGATGATATGGAGGTTGATTCTCTAACCTCTGAGACTCAAGGTGTTCCTGTCATCAGCTCCACAG GTGACGACTCTCAAATCAGATCCTCGTCAATGTTGCAAAGACTCCTGACGCTTCCTTCCCAGATTCTTGAGGATGACGATGAGTCCATGGATGCCGTTCCCAGTATGGAAGGGTCTACAGATCCGGCTGAGTTGCAACTCTGTAAGGGCTCAAAGATTGACCAGATGAATAAGAaaaaggaagaagaggaggatgacgaggaggatgatgaagatggtgACGAGACGAGGGACAGGACCGAGTCCTTGAAACCCAAAGGTAGGAGAAAATCCCATGCTTGCAAAGAGTGTGGCAGGAAGTTCAGCCGAGCGCATCTTCTCCGAGCCCACCGACAAACGCACGAGGAGATGCCCAACCGATGCCcacaatgtggaaagagtttctccCAGTCTTCAAGGCTCCAGTCTCACTTACGGACGCACACGGACAAAACGATATGA